The sequence aggacaattataacaaaataccgtaataaaagttatgtgaatgttgtctctctgtctcaaaatatcttattgttctGTACTCATGTGGCAGCAGCTTCATCAGCAGATGTGGCCTCtccagtaatttttatatttttcagtccaAACCTATTCTTGAATCTGTGTAACCAACCATCCCTTACTTGCAGTAAATGGCTTGGTGTCATTCATTTCAGGGGATCCCTTACTGAAGTTTTCGTTTAGGCTCTATGCTTTCTGGCATAATGTGTAGCTGTCAATCAAAACAACCTGTTCATGTTTTCTACCCACAAATGTAATACCTTTTCTACTTCTATGGTGCACTGTGTGGCCACAACATTTGCAGTTTGAGGTGTGACAGCAAAACCAGCTCATATGTCTTTCTCCTTCACAATCTCACAGATAGATTTGTTCTTACCATAGATGTCGCagtacaatttttttcctttccttaagTCGAGAACTTTCACTGTTTCaattaaaggaagcactttatggcTTCTTTTTGGCATATTTGAATTGCCAGCATCATTAtacttgtgctttggggccattgttaagtaaaataagggtgacttgaacacaagcactgtggtACCACAATAGCCGATCTGATAACCAAGACAACTACTAAGTGACTAATAGGTGGGTACCATATACAGCCTGGATACGCTGGACAAAGGAATGATTCATGTCCCAAGTGGGATGGAGCAAGATggtgcaagtttttttttctccatttccattttcctttcctaAGATTTCCACATCCTAGTGgtgcaagatttcatcacactactcaggatgacacacaatttaaaacttactaATTGCttacttctggaattttccattaaaaatttttgGACCTAGGTTGATTGCAGATAACTGAAATCACCAaaagtgaaaccatggataaggggggactactacTATATGTGCATTGAGAGTTTTTATACTAGTGATTTTAAACTATAATTTTTGCAGAATGTGAAAAGCTATTTTTCTAATCATGATGAAAGTCTGAAGAAAAATGATAGATTTATCGCTTCTGTGACAGACAGTGAAAACACAAATCAAAGAGAAGCTACAAGTCATGGTAAGTCCTCTGTTTAGTTGAACtacagggttttttgttgttgttgttttgatttttttttttgaggtggagtcttgctctgtcacccgtgATCTCAgtttaccgcaacctctgcctcctgtgctcaagcgatcctgcctcagcttgccaagtagctgagattacaagcatgcaccaccatgcctaactattgtatttttagtagagatggcatttcaccatgttggccaggctggtctcaaatgggcgtgagccaccatgcccagcctgaactaCTCTTTTTAATTGGCACCATTGAAGGATTGCtcctcttttcttaaaaatacattacTTTTCCTTTCTTGACTACTGAAGTAGTATTTTATCTCAAAGTATTGAGAGTAGAAACTAACTtggtgtgcctgtgatcccagctactcaggaggctgaggtgggaggatcgcttaagcccaggaggtcaaggttgcagcgagctgtgtgtgtgccactgcactcccacctgggcaacagagtgagaccgtgtctcaatggaaaaaaagagaaactaattTGATTTCGATGATAGTATTTAAATACTGTGTAAGACAGTACTATTTAATATGTGGTTGTGACACAAAAACAAAGCCTATTGAAAATTTTCAGAGACAATAAGATATATAATTAACAAaatctgagctttttttttttctaattagaaaGTAAATGTGGTTTAGATATACCATAGTTTACCTAATCAGGTCATGGAATATTGCATTTTTCttagtatgtgtgtatgtctgtgtaacTGTGTAGGATTTGATATCTGTTTTTGTCTGTGTGGTATCATGTacgtatgtatatgcatatgtaaaatCAGATTTACCCTTGTTATAGGGCCACAGAATTGATTTGGAACATCTGTTTTGATAGGTCTTAGAATATTTAATGGTATCTATAGTAAGATTAGGTGAGTTTTAATTGTGTAGAACTGCTAAAGAAAGGTTTTTAGGGATTGTTGTATGAATAAAGGGCTTTAGGTTCATTGGAATCAGGGGAATCAGGCTTTACTAGAAGAACAGAAGGGGTGactgaccaaaaaataaaatgccaagtACTCAGAATAACCCTTTAAATACTGATATGTAATATTTAGCACATTCTACATAAACTGTTTCTATGAGAAAGGTTGTgagaataatataaattatatggcttataaaatattaatgtgctTCTGTTTTATACTTTAACAGGATTTGGAAAAACATCAGGGAATTCATTTAAAGTAAATAGCTGCAAAGACCACACTGGAAAGTCAATGCCAAATGTCCTAGAAGATGAAGTATATGAAACAGTTGTAGATACCTCTGAAGAAGATAgtttttcattatgtttttctaaatgtagaacaaaaaatctacaaaaagtaAGAACTAGCAAGACTAGGAAAAAAATTTTCCATGAAGCAAACGCTGATGAATGTGAAAAATCTAAAAaccaagtgaaagaaaaatactcaTTTGTATCTGAAGTGGAACCAAATGATACTGATCCATTAGATTCAAATGTAGCAAATCAGAAGCCCTTTGAGAGTGGAAGTGACAAAATCTCCAAGGAAGTTGTACCGTCTTTGGCCTGTGAATGGTCTCAACTAACCCTTTCAGGTCTAAATGGAGCCCAGATGGAGAAAATACCCCTATTGCATATTTCTTCATGTGaccaaaatatttcagaaaaagacCTATTAGACacagagaacaaaagaaagaaagattttcttACTTCAGAGAATTCTTTGCCACGTATTTCTAGCCTACCAAAATCAGAGAAGCCATTAAATGAGGAAACAGTGGTAAATAAGAGAGATGAAGAGCAGCATCTTGAATCTCATACAGACTGCATTCTTGCAGTAAAGCAGGCAATATCTGGAACTTCTCCAGTGGCTTCTTCATTTCAGGGTATCAAAAAGTCTATATTCAGAATAAGAGAATCACCTAAAGAGACTTTCAATGCAAGTTTTTCAGGTCATATGACTGAtccaaactttaaaaaagaaactgaagcctCTGAAAGTGGACTGGAAATACATACTGTTTGCTCACAGAAGGAGGACTCCTTATGTCCAAATTTAATTGATAATGGAAGCTGGCCAGCCACCACCACACAGACTTCTGTAGCTTTGAAGAATGCAGGTTTAATATccactttgaaaaagaaaacaaataagttTATTTATGCTATACATGATGAAACatcttataaaggaaaaaaaataccaaaagacCAAAAATCAGAACTAATTAACTGTTCAGCCCAATTTGAAGCAAATGCTTTTGAAGCACCACTTACATTTGCAAATGCTGATTCAGGtacctctgtcttttttttttgtaaatagtaCATATAGTTTTATAGATGACGATTCCTTCtgtgcttttttctgctttttaaaatcttcatatCTTATATTTAATCTTAGGCATCATCTGTATACATGattgtttaggtctttaattacCAGTGTTTAGAATCAGGTCACTCAAACATGGTAGATAAGTTTGCATAGTTTGTGTATATCCATCACTCTTgagacagttttattttaagttccagggtacatgtgcaggacgtgcaggtttgttacataagtaaacgtgtgccatgttggtttgctgcacctgtcaacccttcacctaagtattaagcccagcatgcattagctatttttcctggtgctctccttcccccaacacacccccacctcctgacagaccctagtgtgtgttgttcccctccctgtgtccgtgtgttctcattgttcagctcccacttatgagtgagaacatgtgatgtttagttttctgttcctgcattagtttgcttaggataatggcttccagctccacctgtgtccctgcaaaggacgtgatcttgttcctttttatggctgcatggtattccatggtgtagagttccacattttatttatccagtctatcattgatgggcatttgggttgattccatgtctgtgctattgtgaatagtgctgcagtgaacgtaCAGGTGgatgtatctttataatacaatgatttatattcctttgggtatataccccgtaatgggattgctgagtcagatggtatttttggttctaggtctttgaggaattgccacactgtcttccacaatggttgaactaatttacattccagccAACAACTTGAGACAGTTTTTGACTCATAAACATTCAGAGCTTGGCTAGCTAATTCctgctttaatttaaaaagtgtttattatATGCAAATTGGACAACTCATATAAATATGTGGTGCTACTTACTATGTATTTTCTCTAAAGCATGTTAAAAAAATAGGCTAgatatagtggctcatgcctgtaatcttagcactttgggaggctaaggcaggaggatcacttatggtcaggagtttaagaacaccctgggcaacatagcgagaccccatctctacaaaaaatttaaaatacccaggcatggtggcatgcttctGATGTtgtagctactcaggatgctcatacaggaggatcacttgagcccaagtgactgaggctgcagtgaaccaaaattgtaccagtgcactccagcctgggccacaaaatgAGACCttgtccctgaaaaaaaaaaagaaaaaaaaaatttaaatagaggAAATACTAGCTAAGTTTAATGTAGGCCAGTTCTAAAATAAtgatttgttgctgttgttgttacataattttcttaaatattttaaagattgcaTACTGTTACTGCTCTATTTCTGCATCTCCGTGGTGTAACTCTGTCCTCTTTGTTGTTGCAACAGTTCACTTAGCAACTAAACTGTATGTTTACAAAGTGATTTTATCTCCCTATGAGAAGACTTTAGTGAATAGCTCAGTGAATAGTAGAGTTGGTGAGACCACAGTACAGAACTGTTTGAAGTTTGGGTTAAATTTTTAGAGGAAAATGTTTGATACTATGCATATCATAGTTAAAGCCAATGAAAAAGctaatataggccaggcacagtggctcacgcctataatcccagcactttgggaggccaaggcaggcagatcacttaaggtcaagagttcaagaccagcctggccaacatggtaaaaccccatctctatgaaaaaaaaacaaaaattatccagatgtggtggcatgtgcctgtaatcccagctactcgggacgctaaggcaggagaatcacttgaacctgggagatggaggttgcaatgagctgagatcacgccactgcactccagcctgggtgacagaacgagactccatctcaaaaaaaaaaaaaaaaaaaaaagctaatacaTGTGATCACTGATGAAATGCAATTAAGAACTGGTTAGTAGAAAATTCAGAGGGTCAAGAAATTTAACAGAGCAGTTGAACTCATTTGCCTTTATCGTTGAGATTAGATCATCTTTCAGGCTGTTAGTATATGgaccctgtttttaaaaattgtggttttgtttttttcaacgtgaaagaattaagaaaattGTTACTTTTCTAATTCCTTTTCTATGCCTTGCTTTTCTGTTCACACCAGTATTAATAGCAAtgaaattttttcaattttattttccaataaaaattacTTTGAGTTTTTTTTATGGTAGCTAGCTACTTCCTTGACCTAGATACTAATTTTGATTGAGTTGgtaactattattaaaaaaaaacttaggtcTAATTTATCTTGAGCTAAAAAATGTAATAACTGAAAAATAGAGCATATTTAGGATTCTTTCTGCTTTAAATTTGACATTCAgttattttcatgtaatttgtGTTTTGAGCACTaccttttaattaatttatttttattttttagagactgtctcattctgttacctagtctggagtgcactagtgtgatctcagctcactacggtagcctcaccctcctgggctcaagcagtccttgcacctcaccctcctgagtagctggcaccacaggcatacaccaccacacccagctaatttttatttttcatagagtcatggtctcactatgttgcccaggctagtctcgaactcctgggctcaagcagtcttcctgcctcagcctcccaaaagtgctgagattacaggcatgagccactgtgcccaaacaCTACCTTTTTAACTTAGtgaaaaatatttagtgaatgtGATTGATGGTACTTTAATTTTGTCactttgtgtttttatgtttagGTTTATTGCATTCTTCTGTCAAAAGAAGCtgttcacagaatgattctgaagAACCAACTTTGTCCTTAACTAGCTCTTTTGGGACAATTCTGAGGAAATGTTCTAGAAATGAAACATGTTCTAATAATACAGTAATCTCTCAGGATCTTGATTATAAAGAAGCAAAATGTAATAAGGAAAAACTGCAGTTATTTATTACCCCAGAAGCTGATTCTCTGTCATGCCTGCAGGAAGGACAGTGTGAAAATGatccaaaaagcaaaaaagtttCAGATATAAAAGAAGAGGTCTTGGCTGCAGCATGTCACCCAGTACAACATTCAAAAGTGGAATACAGTGATACTGACTTTCAATCCCAGAAAAGTCTTTTATATGACCATGAAAATGCCAGCACTCTTATTTTAACTCCTACTTCCAAGGATGTTCTGTCAAACCTAGTCATGATTTCTAGAGGCAAAGAATCATACAAAATGTCAGACAAGCTCAAAGGTAACAATTATGAATCTGATGTTGAATTAACCAAAAATATTCCCATGGAAAAGAATCAAGATGTATGtgctttaaatgaaaattataaaaacgtTGAGCTGTTGCCACCTGAAAAATACATGAGAGTAGCATCACCTTCAAGAAAGGTACAATTCAACCAAAACACAAATCTAAGAGTAATCCAAAACAATCAAGAAGAAACTACTTCAATTTCAAAAATAACTGTCAATCCAGACTCTGAAGAACTTTTCTCAGACAATGAGAATAATTTTGTCTTCCAAGTagctaatgaaagaaataatcttGCTTTAGGAAATACTAAGGAACTTCATGAAACAGACTTGACTTGTGTAAACAAACCCATTTTCAAGAACTCTACCATGGTTTTATATGGAGACACAGGTGATAAACAAGCAACCCAAGTGTCAATTAAAAAAGATTTGGTTTATGTTCTTGCAGAGGAGAACAAAAATAGTGTAAAGCAGCATATAAAAATGACTCTAGGTCAAGATTTAAAATCGGACATCTCCTTGAATATAGATAAAATACCAGACAAAAATAATGATTACATGGACAAATGGGCAGGACTCTTAGGTCCAATTTCAAATCACAGCTTTGGAGGTAGCTTCAGAACAGCTTCAAATAAGGAAATCAAGCTCTCTGAACATAACATTAAGAAGAGCAAAATGTTCTTCAAAGATATTGAAGAACAATATCCTACTAGTTTAGCTTGTGTTGAAATTGTAAATACCTTGGCATTAGATAATCAAAAGAAACTGAGCAAGCCTCAGTCAATTAATACTGTATCTGCACATTTACAGAGTAGTGTAGTTGTTTCTGATTGTAAAAATAGTCATATAACCCCTCAGATGTTATTTTCAAAGCAGGATTTTAATTCAAACCATAATTTAACACCtagccaaaaggcagaaattACAGAACTTTCTACCATATTAGAAGAATCAGGAAGTCAGTTTGAATTTACTCAGTTTAGAAAACCAAGCTACATATTGCAGAAGAGTACATTTGAAGTGCCTGAAAACCAGATGACTATCTTAAAGACCATTTCTGAGGAATGCAGAGATGCTGATCTTCATGTCATAATGAATGCCCCATCGATTGGTCAGGTAGACAGCAGCAAGCAATTTGAAGGTACAGTTGAAATTAAACGGAAGTTTGCTGGCCTGTTGAAAAATGACTGTAACAAAAGTGCTTCTGGTTATTTAACAGATGAAAATGAAGTGGGGTTTAGGGGCTTTTATTCTGCTCATGGCACAAAACTGAATGTTTCTACTGAAGCTCTGCAAAAAGCTGTGAAACTGTTTAGTGATATTGAGAATATTAGTGAGGAAACTTCTGCAGAGGTACATCCAATAAGTTTATCTTCAAGTAAATGTCATGATTCTGTTGTTTCAATGTTTAAGATAGAAAATCATAATGATAAAActgtaagtgaaaaaaataataaatgccaactgatattacaaaataatattgaaatgaCTACTGGCACTTCTGTTGAAGAAATTACTGAAAATTACAAGAGAAATACtgaaaatgaagataacaaaTATACTGCTTCCAGTAGAAATTCTCATAACTTAGAATTTGATGGCAGTGATTCAAGTAAAAATGATACTGTTTGTATTCATAAAGATGAAACGGACTTGCTATTTACTGATCAGCACAACATATGTCTTAAATTATCTGGCCAGTTTATGAAGGAGGGAAACACTCAGATTAAAGAAGATTTGTCAGATTTAACTTTTTTGGAAGTTGTGAAAGCTCAAGAAGCATGTCATGGTAATACTTCAAATAAAGAACAGTTAACTGCTACTAAAACGgagcaaaatataaaagattttgaGACTTCTGATACATTTTTTCAGACTGCAAGTGGGAAAAATATTAGTGTCGCCAAAGAGTCatttaataaaattgtaaatttctTTGATCAGAAACCAGAAGAATTGCATAACTTTTCCTTAAATTCTGAATTACATTCTGacataagaaagaacaaaatggacATTCTAAGTTATGAGGAAACAGACATAGTTAAAcacaaaatactgaaagaaagcGTCCCAGTTGGTACTGGAAATCAACTAGTGACCTTCCAGGGACAACCCGAACGTGATGAAAAGATCAAAGAACCTACTCTGTTGGGTTTTCATACAGCTAGtgggaaaaaagttaaaattgcaAAGGAATCTTTGGACAAAGTGAAAAATctttttgatgaaaaagagcaAGGTACTAGTGAAATCACCAGTTTTAGCCATCAATGGGCAAAGACCCTAAAGTACAGAGAGGCCTGTAAAGACCTTGAATTAGCATGTGAGACCATTGAGATCACAACTGCCCCAAAGTGTAAAGAAATGCAGAATTCTCTCAATAATGATAAAAACCTTGTTTCTATTGAGACTGTGGTGCCACCTAAGCTCTTAAGTGATAATTTATGTAGACAAACTGAAAATctcaaaacatcaaaaagtatcTTTTTGAAAGTTAAAGTAcatgaaaatgtagaaaaagaaacagcaaaaagtCCTGCAACTTGTTACACAAATCAGTCCCCTTATTCAGTCATTGAAAATTCAGCCTTAGCTTTTTATACAAGTTGTAGTAGAAAAACTTCTGTGAGTCAGACTTCATTACTTGAAGCAAAAAAATGGCTTAGAGAAGGAATATTTGATGGTCAACCAGAAAGAATAAATACTGCAGATTATGTAGGAAATTATTTGTATGAAAATAATTCAAACAGTACTATAGctgaaaatgacaaaaatcatCTCTCCGCAAAACAAGATACTTATTTAAGTAACAGTAGCATGTCTAACAGCTATTCCTACCATTCTGATGAGGTATATAATGATTCAGGatatctctcaaaaaataaacttgaTTCTGGTATTGAGCCAGTATTGAAGAATGTTGAAGATCAAAAAAACACTAGTTTTTCCAAAGTAATATCCAATGTAAAAGATGCAAATGCATACCCGCAAACTAtaaatgaagatatttgtgtTGAGGAACTTGTGACTAGCTCTTCaccctgcaaaaataaaaatgcagccaTTAAATTGTCCATATCTAATAGTAATAATTTTGAGGTAGGGCCACCTGCATTTAGGATAGCCAGTGGTAAAATTGTTTGTGTTTCacatgaaacaattaaaaaagtGAAAGACATATTTACAGACAGTTTCAGTAAAGTAATTAAGGAAAACAACGAGAATAAATCAAAAATTTGCCAAACGAAAATTATGGCAGGTTGTTACGAGGCATTGGATGATTCAGAGGATATTCTTCATAACTCTCTAGATAATGATGAATGTAGCACGCATTCACATAAGGTTTTTGCTGACATTCAGAGTGAAGAAATTTTACAACATAACCAAAATATGTCTGGGTTGGAGAAAGTTTCTAAAATATCACCTTGTGATGTTAGTTTGGAAACTTCAGATATATGTAAATGTAGTATAGGGAAGCTTCATAAGTCAGTCTCATCTACAAATACTTGTGGGATTTTTAGCACAGCAAGTGGAAAATCTGTCCAGGTATCAGATGCTTCATTACAAAACGCAAGACAAGTGTTTTCTGAAATAGAAGACAGTACCAAGCAAGTCTTTTCCAAAGTATTGTTTAAAAGTAACGAACATTCAGACCAGCtcacaagagaagaaaatactgcTATACGTACTCCAGAACATTTAATATCCCAAAAAGGCTTTTCATATAATGTGGTAAATTCATCTGCTTTCTCTGGATTTAGTACAGCAAGTGGAAAGCAAGTTTCCATTTTAGAAAGTTCCTTACACAAAGTTAAGGGAGTGTTAGAGGAATTTGATTTAATCAGAACTGAGCATAGTCTTCACTATTCACCTACGTCTAGACAAAATGTATCAAAAATACTTCCTCGTGTTGATAAGAGAAACCCAGAGCACTGTGtaaactcagaaatggaaaaaacctgCAGTAAAGAATTTAAATTATCAAATAACTTAAATGTTGAAGGTGGTTCTTCAGAAAATAATCACTCTATTAAAGTTTCTCCATATCTCTCTCAATTTCAACAAGACAAACAACAGATGGTATTAGGAACCAAAGTCTCACTTGTTGAGAACATTCATGTTTTGGGAAAAGAACAGGCTTCACCTGAAAACGTAAAAATGGAAATTGGTAAAACTGAAACTTTTTCTGATGTTCCTGTGAAAAGAAATATAGAAGTTTGTTCTACTTACTCCAAAGATTCAGAAAACTACTTTGAAACAGAAGCAGTAGAAATTGCTAAAGCTTTTATGGAAGATGATGAACTGACAGATTCTGAACTGCCAAGTCATGCCACACATTCTCTTTTTACATGTCCCGAAAATGAGGAAATGGTTTTGTCAAATTCAAGAAttggaaaaagaagaggagagccCCTTATCTTAGTGGGTAAGTGTTCATTTTTACCTTTCGTGTTGCCAATcactatttttaaagtgtttattcAGTAGACTTGGTATGCTAACAGTTAAGAGTGTTATAAACTATGTCTTTTCAGCCATTTTTGTGTAGTCAGTTTGGGGGAGTATGGTTTGATATACAGATACACAGAGTCAGTATTCGTATACAGATTTGATATCTTGGTATACAGATTCGATATCTCTGAATCTGTATACCAAGAAATCATGTTTTAAGGGTctcaatatattttcaaaaagattatTAGTATAATAATTGAGAAATTACTGTTAAAAAGTTTTGAGTTTCTCTAGAAAATTTGAAACTCTTAACAAAACCTGCATAATACTAACTTAACTGTTTTCATATACATAGCAAGTTCAGACTCTGACttatatgaactttaaaagttGGTGTCCGATTATACCATTTACTGGGTAATATATACTACTTAGTTACACTACTTGCATAGCTtcggtttccttatctataaaatgcaaataacacCTCCCATGAGGGCTGGGCGTggcgctcacgcctgtaatcccagcactttgggaggccgaggtgggtggatcacctgaggtcaggagtttgagaccagcctgaccaacatggtgaaaccccatctttactaaaaatacaaaaaattagccaagcgtggtggcgcgcacctataatcccaactactccagaagctgaggcaggagaatcacctgaacctgggaggtggagggtgcagtgagctgacatcacaccactgctctccagcctgggcaacagagcgagactgtctcaaaaaaaaaaaaaaaaaaaaagtgtatttaaagCACTTAGCAGTGAACTTGACATATAGTAGGCAGAGAGCATTCAGTAAGTGTTGGCTTGCTCCCTTTTTTTCATTTAGGAAGTGATCTAAAAACAGTATTGTTAGTAAATGGTATCTTGATCTTAATGTTATGTGGACTATTCTaacttcccttttaaatgtatatatatctaaCAACTTAGTTCAACTACAGTCATGTGTCATTTGACAGGgatatatgttctgagaaatagaTTGTTAGATTTCATCATTGtgggaacatcatagagtatacttacacaaacctaggtggtatagcctgctatatacctaggctatatggtatagcttattgctcctaggctgcaaacctatacagcatgttactgtcctGAATACT comes from Pan troglodytes isolate AG18354 chromosome 14, NHGRI_mPanTro3-v2.0_pri, whole genome shotgun sequence and encodes:
- the BRCA2 gene encoding breast cancer type 2 susceptibility protein isoform X2, encoding MPIGSKERPTFFEIFKTRCNKADLGPISLNWFEELSSEAPPYNSEPAEESEHKNNNYEPNLFKTPQRKPSYNQLASTPIIFKEQGLTLPLYQSPVKELDKFKLDLGRNVPNSRHKSLCTVKTKMDQADDVSCPLLNSCLSESPVVLQCTHVTPQRDKSVVCGSLFHTPKFVKGRQTPKHISESLGAEVDPDMSWSSSLATPPTLSSTVLIVRNEEASETVFPHDTTANVKSYFSNHDESLKKNDRFIASVTDSENTNQREATSHGFGKTSGNSFKVNSCKDHTGKSMPNVLEDEVYETVVDTSEEDSFSLCFSKCRTKNLQKVRTSKTRKKIFHEANADECEKSKNQVKEKYSFVSEVEPNDTDPLDSNVANQKPFESGSDKISKEVVPSLACEWSQLTLSGLNGAQMEKIPLLHISSCDQNISEKDLLDTENKRKKDFLTSENSLPRISSLPKSEKPLNEETVVNKRDEEQHLESHTDCILAVKQAISGTSPVASSFQGIKKSIFRIRESPKETFNASFSGHMTDPNFKKETEASESGLEIHTVCSQKEDSLCPNLIDNGSWPATTTQTSVALKNAGLISTLKKKTNKFIYAIHDETSYKGKKIPKDQKSELINCSAQFEANAFEAPLTFANADSGLLHSSVKRSCSQNDSEEPTLSLTSSFGTILRKCSRNETCSNNTVISQDLDYKEAKCNKEKLQLFITPEADSLSCLQEGQCENDPKSKKVSDIKEEVLAAACHPVQHSKVEYSDTDFQSQKSLLYDHENASTLILTPTSKDVLSNLVMISRGKESYKMSDKLKGNNYESDVELTKNIPMEKNQDVCALNENYKNVELLPPEKYMRVASPSRKVQFNQNTNLRVIQNNQEETTSISKITVNPDSEELFSDNENNFVFQVANERNNLALGNTKELHETDLTCVNKPIFKNSTMVLYGDTGDKQATQVSIKKDLVYVLAEENKNSVKQHIKMTLGQDLKSDISLNIDKIPDKNNDYMDKWAGLLGPISNHSFGGSFRTASNKEIKLSEHNIKKSKMFFKDIEEQYPTSLACVEIVNTLALDNQKKLSKPQSINTVSAHLQSSVVVSDCKNSHITPQMLFSKQDFNSNHNLTPSQKAEITELSTILEESGSQFEFTQFRKPSYILQKSTFEVPENQMTILKTISEECRDADLHVIMNAPSIGQVDSSKQFEGTVEIKRKFAGLLKNDCNKSASGYLTDENEVGFRGFYSAHGTKLNVSTEALQKAVKLFSDIENISEETSAEVHPISLSSSKCHDSVVSMFKIENHNDKTVSEKNNKCQLILQNNIEMTTGTSVEEITENYKRNTENEDNKYTASSRNSHNLEFDGSDSSKNDTVCIHKDETDLLFTDQHNICLKLSGQFMKEGNTQIKEDLSDLTFLEVVKAQEACHGNTSNKEQLTATKTEQNIKDFETSDTFFQTASGKNISVAKESFNKIVNFFDQKPEELHNFSLNSELHSDIRKNKMDILSYEETDIVKHKILKESVPVGTGNQLVTFQGQPERDEKIKEPTLLGFHTASGKKVKIAKESLDKVKNLFDEKEQGTSEITSFSHQWAKTLKYREACKDLELACETIEITTAPKCKEMQNSLNNDKNLVSIETVVPPKLLSDNLCRQTENLKTSKSIFLKVKVHENVEKETAKSPATCYTNQSPYSVIENSALAFYTSCSRKTSVSQTSLLEAKKWLREGIFDGQPERINTADYVGNYLYENNSNSTIAENDKNHLSAKQDTYLSNSSMSNSYSYHSDEVYNDSGYLSKNKLDSGIEPVLKNVEDQKNTSFSKVISNVKDANAYPQTINEDICVEELVTSSSPCKNKNAAIKLSISNSNNFEVGPPAFRIASGKIVCVSHETIKKVKDIFTDSFSKVIKENNENKSKICQTKIMAGCYEALDDSEDILHNSLDNDECSTHSHKVFADIQSEEILQHNQNMSGLEKVSKISPCDVSLETSDICKCSIGKLHKSVSSTNTCGIFSTASGKSVQVSDASLQNARQVFSEIEDSTKQVFSKVLFKSNEHSDQLTREENTAIRTPEHLISQKGFSYNVVNSSAFSGFSTASGKQVSILESSLHKVKGVLEEFDLIRTEHSLHYSPTSRQNVSKILPRVDKRNPEHCVNSEMEKTCSKEFKLSNNLNVEGGSSENNHSIKVSPYLSQFQQDKQQMVLGTKVSLVENIHVLGKEQASPENVKMEIGKTETFSDVPVKRNIEVCSTYSKDSENYFETEAVEIAKAFMEDDELTDSELPSHATHSLFTCPENEEMVLSNSRIGKRRGEPLILVGTIKDRRLFMHHVSLEPITCVPFRTTKERQEIQNPNFTAPGQEFLSKSHLYEHLTLEKSSSNLAVSGHPFYQVSATRNEKMRHLVTTGRPTKVFVPPFKTKSHFHRVEQCVRNINLEENRQKQNIDGHGSDDSKNKINDNEIHQFNKNNSNQAAAVTFTKCEEEPLDLITSLQNARDIQDMRIKKKQRQRIFPQPGSLYLAKTSTLPRISLKAAVGGQVPSACSHKQLYMYGVSKHCIKINSKNAESFQFHTEDYFGKESLWTGKGIQLADGGWLIPSNDGKAGKEEFYRALCDTPGVDPKLISRIWVYNHYRWIIWKLAAMECAFPKEFANRCLSPERVLLQLKYRYDMEIDRSRRSAIKKIMERDDTAAKTLVLCVSDIISLSANISETSSNKTSSADTQKVAIIELTDGWYAVKAQLDPPLLAVLKNGRLTVGQKIILHGAELVGSPDACTPLEAPESLMLKISANSTRPARWYTKLGFFPDPRPFPLPLSSLFSDGGNVGCVDVIIQRAYPIQWMEKTSSGLYIFRNEREEEKEAAKYVEAQQKRLEALFTKIQEEFEEHEENTTKPYLPSRALTRQQVRALQDGAELYEAVKNAADPAYLEGYFSEEQLRALNNHRQMLNDKKQAQIQLEIRKAMESAEQKEQGLSRDVTTVWKLRIVSYSKKEKDSVILSIWRPSSDLYSLLTEGKRYRIYHLAASKSKSKSERANIQLAATKKTQYQQLPVSDEILFQVYQPREPLHFSKFLDPDFQPSCSEVDLIGFVVSVVKKTGLAPFVYLSDECYNLLAIKFWIDLNEDIIKPHMLIAASNLQWRPESKSGLLTLFAGDFSVFSASPKEGHFQETFNKMKNTVENIDILCNEAENKLMHILHANDPKWSTPTKDCTSGPYAAQIIPGTGNKLLMSSPNCEIYYQSPLSLCMAKRKSVSTPVSAQMTSKSCKGEKEIDDQKNCKKRRALDFLSRLPLPPPVSPICTFVSPAAQKAFQPPRSCGTKYETPIKKKELNSPQMTPFKKFNEISLLESNSIADEELALINTQALLSGSTGEKQFISVSESTRTAPTSSEDYLRLKRRCTTSLIKEQESSQASTEECEKNKQDTITTKKYI